The Bosea sp. AS-1 region CGGCGTTGAGCCATCGCATTCGCAAGTTGGAAGAAGCTCTCGGCACGCCGCTCTTTCTGCGGACGACCCGACAGGTCTCCCTGACCGCTGCCGGCACCACGCTGCTGCCGCGGGCGCGGCGCATCTTCGAGGATCTTGGTTCGGCGCTCGACGAGGTTCGGGTCGATCTGCGGGAGGGCGACGAGCAGGTTTCCGTCGGCTGCCTGCCGACGATCGCGGTGCACTGCATGCCGGCGGTCATCGCGGCCTTCGCCAAGCGCCATCCCGGCATCGGGGTCAGAGTGCATGACAACTCGGCCTCCGAGATCGCGGACAAGGTGCAGTCTGGCGAGGCGGAATTCGGTGTCACCATCGTCGCCGCCAATCGCTGGGACCTCGAACTCAAGCCCGTCGTCAAGGAATCTTTCGTGCTGCTCAGCCATCGCAGCCAGCCGCTGGCCTCGGCGACGGGGCTTAGCTGGGCGCAATTGCAGGGCGAACCGCTGGTCAGGGTCAGCGCAGAGACCGGCAACCGCATCCTGATCGACGATGCGCTCGGGGCGCGGCGGGAAACGCTGAGCTGGCGCTATGAGGTCCAACGGGTCGTGACCGCCGTCAGCCTGGTCCGTGCCGGCATCGGCTATGCGATCGTCCCCCAGCTCGCCCTGGACACGATCGACGACGGCGAGCTCGTGGCGGTACCGCTGCGCTCGCCGAGCGTTACGCGCACGCTCGGCATCATCACACGCAAGACCGTGCCCCTACGTCCTGCGGCGCGCGACCTGCTCTCGCTGCTGAGCCAGGCCTTGAAGCGTAGTGTTGCGGCGCGGCGGGATGAATCAAAGTAATCAATCCCTGCATTCTTATCATTTGATGGGGGAATGAGGCTGCTCCACCTTGGCTGCGGGAGACAACGCGCATGGGAGTGGCGGCGATGGCTGGTTCGGCACCGGCAAGAATCGCATTCATCGGGTTCGGTGAGGTCGGGCAGACCTTTTCGCGCGGGTTCGCAGCGAATGGCGTGGCTGGGATCCGGGCCTACGACCTGCTGTTCGGCCACGCGTCCGACGGGCGCCTGGAGGCGGCTGCCCACCGGATCGGCGTGTCCTGCGCCGAGACGCCTGAACAGGCTTGCGCCGATGCAAGCTTCATTTTCTCGGCCGTCACCGCTGATCGTGCCGAGGCCGTGGCGCGCGAGGCCGCAGGCTGGCTGAAGCCGGGCCAGATCTTCGTCGACGTCAATTCGGCGGCCCCCGCCACCAAGCAACGGGCTGCCGAGGCGGTTGCGACGAGCGGGGCCGATTATGTCGAAGCGGCGGTGATGGCGCCGGTGCTGAAGCCGGGCCTCGGCGTCGCAATCCTCGCAGGCGGTCCGAAGGCGCAGGTCGCTGCCCAGACCCTCAACGGGCTGGGTATGAACCTGACGCCGGTGTCCGACCTGTTCGGCCGTGCCTCGGCGATGAAGCTTTGCCGCAGCATCGTCATCAAGGGCCTCGAAGCCTTGATGGTCGATTGTGCCGCAGCCTGCGAAGCTTGGGACGTCAAGGATCCGGTCTTCGCCAGCCTGCACGCGACCTTTCCGTCGATCGACTTCCACGCGCTCGCCGCCGACATGCGCGAGCGCGTCGCGACCCATGGCTTGCGCCGGGCGGCGGAGATGCGCGAAGCGGCCGAGATGCTCGCGGGGGCAGGCCTCGAGCCGGGCCTCGCCAGCGCGGTCGCCGCGGCCCAGCAACGTGGGGCGCGCCTCAAGGCTGCGGGGGGAGACTAGGCTATGGCCCAGATCGCCGTTCCCTGCATGCTGATCCGCGGTGGCACCTCGAAGGGCGCCTATTTCCTGCGCGACGACCTGCCGGCGGATGTCGCGGCGCGCGACGCCTTTCTACTCGCTGTGATGGGTTCGCCCGACAAGCGGCAGGTCGATGGGCTCGGCGGTGCGCATCCTTTGACCAGCAAGGTCGCGATCGTCTCGAAGTCCAGCGAGCCGGGCTGCGATATCGACT contains the following coding sequences:
- a CDS encoding DUF1932 domain-containing protein yields the protein MAGSAPARIAFIGFGEVGQTFSRGFAANGVAGIRAYDLLFGHASDGRLEAAAHRIGVSCAETPEQACADASFIFSAVTADRAEAVAREAAGWLKPGQIFVDVNSAAPATKQRAAEAVATSGADYVEAAVMAPVLKPGLGVAILAGGPKAQVAAQTLNGLGMNLTPVSDLFGRASAMKLCRSIVIKGLEALMVDCAAACEAWDVKDPVFASLHATFPSIDFHALAADMRERVATHGLRRAAEMREAAEMLAGAGLEPGLASAVAAAQQRGARLKAAGGD
- a CDS encoding LysR family transcriptional regulator, with the protein product MRVDVLGLQAFVSIAERGSFRAAASHLNLSQTALSHRIRKLEEALGTPLFLRTTRQVSLTAAGTTLLPRARRIFEDLGSALDEVRVDLREGDEQVSVGCLPTIAVHCMPAVIAAFAKRHPGIGVRVHDNSASEIADKVQSGEAEFGVTIVAANRWDLELKPVVKESFVLLSHRSQPLASATGLSWAQLQGEPLVRVSAETGNRILIDDALGARRETLSWRYEVQRVVTAVSLVRAGIGYAIVPQLALDTIDDGELVAVPLRSPSVTRTLGIITRKTVPLRPAARDLLSLLSQALKRSVAARRDESK